From the Terriglobia bacterium genome, the window AGGGCAACTACCGAAAAAGCGCCCTCGACCCCCGCATGATGGAACCTGTGCCCCAGGGAGAGAAAGGGGACTACATCGTGCTTGGCCGGGAAGGCATGGACAACGACGGCGATGGCTTCATCACCGGCAGGATGGGGGGCGGCTACGACCCCAACCGCAACTGGGCCAGCGACTGGCAGCCCGACTACATCCAGGGTGGTTCGATGCATTACCCGTTCGAACTGCCGGAAGCCAAGGCAATCAACGACTTCCTTCTGGCTCACCCCAACATTGCCGGCGTTCAGTCCTACCATAACAACGGCGGCATGATTTTGCGCGGTCCGGGCGCCGAATGGATGGGCGAGTATTCCCGCGCGGATGTCCAGGCCTATGACGAGCTGGGCCGGAACGCAGAGCGCATCCTCCCCTTCTACCGCTACCTCGTCATCTGGAGCGGCCTCTACACGGTGCACGGAGGCTTTATTGACTGGACTAATGATGGCCTCGGGATTCTGTCCTTCTCCAACGAGCTGTGGAATAACGGGCAGTACTACACCAGCCCCGAGTTGAAGGAACAGCAGAAGGATCCGAACAGCCCGATCAACCCGCGTGTTGCCAACTACTGGTTCAACGACTATCTGGAGTTCGGCGATGAATTCACGGAGTGGAAGGAATTCGACCATCCCCAGTTCGGTAAAGTCGAGATGGGCGGAACTTGGAAGAAGACCTATGGGCGCGTGCCTCCTCGTTTCATGAACGAGGAACTCTGCCACCGCAACATGGCCTTCACTCTGTACCAGGCGGGTGAGATGCCTAAGATCAGCCTGGGAGAAAGCAGTGTCGAGCTGATCAGCGATAATGTCTATCGCGTGCGCGTCGACATCAAAAACGAACACCTGGTCCCGACCATTCTGGCAAAGGCGGCAGAGAACAATGTCGTAACCCCCGACCTTCTGACGGTTGAGGGGAAAAACGTCGAGGTGCTTTCGGCCGGCTGGGTGCTCGACAAGTTCCGGAAGATCGCGACGCAGCTGATCGACCAGCGAAATCTCAAACGCATCATGCTCCGCAATGGTCAGCCGGGCGACACCACGCGTACCATCGAGTACCTGGTGAGAGGTTCGGGCGATATCACGGTTGCGTATGCGAGTGTCAAAGGTGGAACCGCCCGCAAGACCATCGCCTTGAAGTAGGTTCTATCTTGTGGCTCCGAGGGCCCTCAGCGTAGCATTCATCTGGCCGCCCCAATCGCGGCTGGCGCGGGGATTGGCGCCGCTTGGGTGCAGGGCACCTGCGACAACAACGGGCATGCCGGACAGCGCTGCGCGTGCCCGGCTTTCGGCAAAACGGCCGATGCCGATCACCAGTCGTGGCCTCAGGCAACGGGTGAGTGCGCGCAACGCATCATCACATGCGGCAAACAGCGATGCGCGCTCCCCCGTTGGCAACCGGTCGGGCGTGCGGTTGGTGCCGTCGGCTTCAAAGAAGCAAAGGGGGCAGTAGTTCATGACGAAGAAGCGCGCGAAAAACCGGCCCGGGGTGCCATACGTGTCGCGCGCCCAGCCCCAGAGCCGGCGCCCGCTGATTTCACTCCGATGGCACAGAAACCCCTCGACCGGGCGCCGTGGATGCTCGGAACGGGGCTTGCCCACACGGCCCGTAATCCCCAGCCAGTTGCTTACCATCTCCACGTCTCCAAAAGGAACGCCGGTCTGGACCATGCCCCATGGGCCTGGATTCATGCCCACGAGCACGATTTCTCGCCGCCCCCGGCCAAAGCGGCGGAGGTATTCGGCATGAGTGGGCCAGGAGTATTCGACCGGGTTATAGACCCAGGCGATCGGCGGGCCGAACTTCTGATGCCGCAAATCGGAGCGGAGCCGCAATGCAATGTGAGCCAGATCCACGCTTCTAAAATATCACCGCATAGACTGCAGCCAAATCAGCAACCGCAAAATACATGAAAAAGGTTTTCGTCGGCATCGTATATGTCGTGAGTCCATAAAGCGACTTGATCAATCGCATCAGAAGAAACAAACACGCAGCTTTGCCTTGCGCCGGTGATGCTTTTAGAGGTTGCGGGCCGTTCGAGATTCTGCCTATTATTATACAAATGCTGTCAGCCCTGGTCCTTCAGGGCTGCGCTTCGGGGGTAGGGAGGTAACTCTCCCTTTAGAGATACCTTTTTGTGCGGGAGTGATGGAACTGTCCAGGCTCGCCGTATCAAGTAGCCCAAATGGGAGGGCATGGTATGAAGACTGTCCGCCAGATATTGCAGGCCAAAGGCTATGATGTATGGGGTGTTGACCCGGATTCCACGGTTTACGACGCCCTCAAGCTGATGGCGGAGAAGAACGTAGGGGCCCTGCTCGTCCTGCGCGGGGGGCTCCTGATCGGCATCTTCTCCGAGCGTGACTACGCCCGGAAAATGATTCTCAAAGGCAAACATTCGAAGGACACGCTCGTGCGCGAGGTCATGACCGAAAAACCGATCTGCGTAGTTCCGGGCAAAACAATCGAGGAATGCATGAGTTTGATGACGGAGAACCACATCCGGCATCTGCCCGTCATGGAAGCGGATGCGCTCCTCGGCGTAATATCCATCGGCGATGTGGTCAAGGGCATCATCGTCGAACAGCAGGGCACCATCAGCGATCTGGAGGATTACATTACGGGAAGAAGGTAGCAGCCGGTTGGTTTTCACTGAGCTCTTGTTCCCGCTTCTTCTCCCCCTTGATCATCAGGATCGAGTAGACCGGGTTTACGTCGATATCTTCCTTTCATGCCTCTGACCCGCGCCAAAATCCCGGCCCGGATGTTTGTTTCCGCGTGCTTGACGGGACCGGCAGGGTTCGGGGCTGGGAACGCCGCGCTCAAATCAGGGACAGTGAAAAAACCCTTACCTGGGTCAACAGCATCGCCCTGAATCTCTACAGAACTCAACGTCGCAGGGATCGTAAGAGGGAGGAAATACGGGAGTTTCCCATACCGCCACGAGTAAGCCTCGTCGCCATCAATGTGCACCATCTGCTCGATCAATGCCGCCACACGGATCGTGAACTTCTGGAAAAACGTTACTTCTTCGGCTACGAAATTGAAGACCTTGCCCGAGAGCAGAATTGTTCCCAGACCGCCGTGCGGGTGAGATTGATGAGGGCCAGAAGAATCCTGCGGCAGTTGTTCGAAGAAGATCCGGTCGTGACACCCTGGAGAAACGCCGCGTGGCACTATCGCTACCCTGCAGCGGAGAAACAGCCAGGACGCCGGAGCGTCAGCACGCCGGCAGACCTGGGATTGTCTTGGGGACTCGGCGCCCTGGCGGCCTGGCGGTGATTGCTCACACAGCGATTCAGTCTTTCCTGGGGCGATAGATGTGCGTGCTCTGGCCGAAGAAGGCCTCGGCAGCCTCCATAACGGTTTCCGACAGAGTCGGATGGGGATGAATGCTGAGCATCACATCCGAAGCCAGGGCGCCCATCTCGACCGCAAGCACCCCCTCGGCGATCAACTCTCCGGCGCCTGGTCCGACGATACCCATGCCGAGAACCTGTCCGTTCCCAGCGTCGAGTATCAGTTTGGTTACGCCATCCTGACGGTCCAGGGTCGCCGCTCTCCCCGACGCGCCCCAGGGAAAGCGAACCACTTTGACTCGCAGGCCCTCATCCTTGGCCCTGCTTTCAGTGAGGCCGCACCAGGCAACTTCGGGATCCGTGAACACAACCGCCGGAATTGCCCGCGGTTCGAAAGCAACTTTGCGCCCCGAGATCACTTCAGCTGCGGTGCGTCCTTCGTGCGTCGCCTTGTGAGCCAACAGCGGTTCGCCGGCAACATCTCCGATGGCATAGATGTTGGGATCCGCGGTGCGGCGCTGCCCATCCACTTTCACAAATCCGCGCGCGTCCAGTTCCACGCGCGTGTTTTTCAATCCCGCGATCTCGGAGTTGGGCTTGCGCCCGACCGCGACCAGAACGGATTCGAACATCTGGTCTGCAGCCCCGGCTCCGGCGCCTTCCAGCTGCGCGCGAATGCCGCCGTTCTCTTCCTTCATCCCTACAACCTTGGTGTCAAGCATGACAGAGTGAAACAGGCCTTCGATCCGCTTCGAGAGAATGGATACCAGGTCGCGATCCACGCCTGGGAGCAACCCTGGCGTCATTTCCACCAGGGAAACCTTCGTCCCGAGGGTGGCATAGATGGATCCTATCTCCAGGCCTATATAGCCGCCGCCCGCCACCAGCATCGTCTTGGGAATTGCGTTGAGTTCCAGGGCTGCGGTCGAGTCCAGCAGGCGTGCGCTCCGGAGCGAGATGCCCGGAAGGGTGGCGGGTCGTGAGCCGGTCGCCAGGATCGCCTTCTCGAAAGCCAGTTGCTGTTCGCCCCCGTCGTGCTTCTCGATCTTCAATGTGCGCCCGTCCAGGAACGAGGCGCGGCCCCTGATGTAACGGACCTCGCGCTGCCTCCCGAGCAGGCCGAGACCGGCGGTCAACTTGCGAACCACATCGCCTTTCCAGGAGCGCAGCCTGGCGACGTCCAGCCGGGGCTCGGCAAACTGGATGCCCCAGCGCGCAGCCTGGCGCGCATCGGCGATCACTCTTGCTGCATGAAGCAACGCCTTTGACGGAATGCAGCCCCAGTAAAGGCAGACCCCGCCGGGATTCTCCTCTTCGCCGATCAAAGTGACCTTGAGTCCGAGATCGGCAGCCAGAAACGCAGCCGCATAGCCTCCCGGACCGGCCCCTATAACTGCCAGTTGCGCCGAATCATCCTTATCGTTCATTGGTAAGATCCCCAGCACGGCAATGATTGAGTCTTGACAAACGAAGAGACATTTCGTTCGTCCATCGCATCTGTCTTTTCCCCTATCCTTCAAGCGGCAGCATGAACGGTTGTTCCAGAGCCTGCGTAATCCAGCGCAAGAACCTGGCGGCGTCGGCGCCATCAATCAACCTGTGGTCATAGGAAAGCGATAGCGGCAGCAAGAGGCGCGGCTCGAATTTGCCATCTACCATGACAGCTTCAAGCCGAGCGCGCGAAATGCCCAGGATAGCGACTTCGGGAGCATGAATGATCGGGGCGAAGTGAGTGCCGCCAATGCTTCCCAGGTTGGTGATGGTGAAAACAGCGCCTTCCATCTCCTCCATTGTGATCTTCTTACTTTTTGCCTTTTCCGCCAGCTGTACAAGTTCTACGGACAGCTCCCGGATATTTTTTTTGTCCGCATCCCGGATTACGGGAACGATCAGGCCCCGGTCGGTGTCTACCGCCACGCCAATGTGGCAGTACTTTTTGATTATGATCTGTTCTCTTTCCATATCCAGGCTCGCCGCAAAACTCGGGAAGACCTTCAGCGCCGAGGCGATGACTTTTACGGCGATGGAAGTGATGGTCAGTTTGCCTCCCGACGCTTCAATTTCTCCGGCGAAGCGCTTGCGCAGCTGTTCCAGAACCGTAATGTCGGCACTCTCAAAATTGGTCACGTGAGGGATGCTGGACCAGGAGTAGCTCAAGCTCTCCGCAATCTTGCGCCGGATCCCGGTCATTGACCTGCGCTCGATTTCCCCCCATCGGGAGAAATCCGGGAGTGCAGGCAAGGCGGCGGGGCGCAACCCGCCCGTGCCGGTGATGAGCCGCTTGGCGAAAGCCATCACATCATCGGCCAGGATACGACCCGCCGGTCCGGAGGCGGGGACCTGCTCTATGGCAACGCCCAACTCCCGTGCCAGCCTGCGGACCGTAGGCGATGCAGGCACGAGCGGGCGTGCAGCCGAAACCTCGGCCCGCTCCTCCGGGAGAGGTTTCACGCTCTTCTGCTGGAGGTGTTCAGCCGCCTGTCCAAGAGGGGTAGCCGGCGCGGTTTTCTCCGGCACCGGCGCTTCCTCCTCCACGGGAGTCTTGACGGCGTTCACAACCTCCTCTTCCACCGTAAGGAGAACTTGCCCGACCTTGACCTTTTCGCCCTCGCGCACATGGATCGCCTTGACGATGCCGCTGACCGTGGCAGGCACCTCAAAGTCGGCTTTTTCGGTCTCGAGCTCGAGAACGGGCTGGTCGACTGCAATCCTGTCCCCCACGGACACCAAGATCTTGATCAGATCCGCTGACTCAACGTGCTCGCCAAGTTCCGGCAACTTGAATTGGACGGTCATGGCTTCCTTCCCCAAAGCCACCGCGAATGCAGAAAACCTCACGAATGCACTTTCGTGGGATTCGTGGTATTCGCGGCTGGTCTTGCTTTAGGACATCATCGGATTGGGTTTGTCAGGATCAATCTTCATATCGATCATCGCCTTCTGCACGACCGCCGCCCCGATCTTCTGCTCGCGCGCCAGAGCAGCAAGTGTGGCAAGGGTGATAAACTGCGCATCGACCTCGAAAAAATCGCGCAGTGCCTCTCTGGTATCGCTGCGCCCGAAGCCATCGGTCCCGAGCGATACCAGCGGCCGCGGGAACCACCGTGAAATCGAGTCAGGCAGCGCTTTGACGTAATCGGAAGCCGCCAAGAATACGCCGGGAGATTCTGCCAGGCACGCCCTGACGTAGGGGACCCTGGGCTTCTCCGCCGGATGAAGCATATTCCAGTGTTCGACATCGTGCCCGTCCCGATACAGTTCCTTATAGCTGGTGATGCTCCACACATCGGCCGCGACATCATAATTCTCTTCGAGCATTTTCTGCGCGCGCAGCACTTCGCGCAGGATGGCGCCGCTGCCGAAAAGCTGGGCATGGAGCCTGGCATCCTTTTTCGCGGAAATCCTGAGTCGATACATGCCCTTGAGAATGCCTCCCTTGACTCCTTCAGGCATGGGCGGCATGGGATAAAACTCGTTCATGACCGTCAGATAATAGAAGACATTTTCCTGCGCCTCGTACATGCGCCGGATGCCCTCGCGCACGATGACAGCGATCTCGTAAGCGAAGGCAGGGTCATAGCTGATGAGATTCGGCAGCGGGTAAGCTAACAGGTGGCTGTTGCCATCCTGATGCTGTAAGCCTTCCCCCGCCAGCGTAGTGCGGCCCGACGTCCCCCCTACGAGAAAGCCGCGGCAACGGCTGTCGCCCGCGGCCCAGATCAAATCTCCGATACGCTGGAAACCGAACATCGAATAGAACAGAAAGAAGGGGATGGCGTTAATGCACTGAGTCGCGTAGGAAGTCCCGGCCGCAATGAATGAGCACATCGATCCTGCCTCCGTGATCCCTTCTTCGAGGATCTGACCGTTTTGAGCCTCTTTGTAATAGAGCAGGGTCTCCTTGTCGACCGGTTCGTAGAGCTGGCCGACGTGCGAATAGATGCCCACCTGCCGGAAAAGCGATTCCATCCCGAAGGTGCGTGCTTCGTCCGGGACGATAGGAACGATCAGTTTGCCGATTTTCTCATCGCGCATCAGCTTGGAAAGCAGGCGGACGAGCACCATCGTGGTGGCCATTTCCCGATCGCCTGTTCCTTCATAAAACTCCTGAAAGAGCTCTTCTCCGGGTGCCTCCAGTGACTTGCATTTCACAATCCGGGTAGGAACATATCCGCCCAGTTCTTTTCGCCGCTGCTGCAGATACTGCATCTCCGTGCTGTGATCCGGAAGCCTGTGAAACGGTGCCTCGGCTATTTCCTCGTCGGAGACCGGGATGCCGAAACGCGAACGGAATTCCCGCAGTTCTTCCTCGTTCATCTTCTTTTGCTGGTGGGTGATGTTTCTCCCTTCGCCGGCTTCGCCGAGTCCGTAGCCTTTGATGGTCCGCGCCAGGATGACGCTCGGCGCTCCCTTGTGCGCG encodes:
- a CDS encoding peptidase M14, which codes for MRITSSIFTRCLVLVACLATVSLAPAVMGQKATDIKAIDQKPSGSDPQFKVKLDFDRWHDCAEIKSDLLRMEKAWPKFLKYSSVGKSYDGKDMMCMTINNPDTGPELSKAAMYIEANVHGNEIQGAEICLYTVWYLMENYGRIEAITKLVNERVFYLFPTVNPDGRDYFMKGPTGVQARGGHVPTDEDNDGLVDQDDIIDLNGNGVIDQIRKYVPGQGNYRKSALDPRMMEPVPQGEKGDYIVLGREGMDNDGDGFITGRMGGGYDPNRNWASDWQPDYIQGGSMHYPFELPEAKAINDFLLAHPNIAGVQSYHNNGGMILRGPGAEWMGEYSRADVQAYDELGRNAERILPFYRYLVIWSGLYTVHGGFIDWTNDGLGILSFSNELWNNGQYYTSPELKEQQKDPNSPINPRVANYWFNDYLEFGDEFTEWKEFDHPQFGKVEMGGTWKKTYGRVPPRFMNEELCHRNMAFTLYQAGEMPKISLGESSVELISDNVYRVRVDIKNEHLVPTILAKAAENNVVTPDLLTVEGKNVEVLSAGWVLDKFRKIATQLIDQRNLKRIMLRNGQPGDTTRTIEYLVRGSGDITVAYASVKGGTARKTIALK
- the aceE gene encoding pyruvate dehydrogenase (acetyl-transferring), homodimeric type; this encodes MENPSAEELAESERIETREWLDSLDYVLKAGGADRARRILQQLRIRAEEAGVKLPYSATTPYINTIRAEEEPTYPGSREIERRIKSLARWNALAMVVRANRLASGIGGHISTYASTATLYEVGFNHFFRGKNHQDPDFIYFQGHASPGIYARAFLEGRLTVEQMENFRRETKEGGGLSSYPHPWLMPDFWEFPTVSMGLGPIMAIYRAWFNRYLEDRGLRKPSDAKVWAFLGDGETDEPESLGAITLAAREKLDNLIFVINCNLQRLDGPVRGNGNIIQELEAIFRGAGWNVIKVIWGSDWDALLAKDRDGLLVERMEETVDGEWQKYSVESGAYNRTRFFGKDPRLLEMVKHLSDEQIRRLRLGGHDPNKVYAAYKAAVAHKGAPSVILARTIKGYGLGEAGEGRNITHQQKKMNEEELREFRSRFGIPVSDEEIAEAPFHRLPDHSTEMQYLQQRRKELGGYVPTRIVKCKSLEAPGEELFQEFYEGTGDREMATTMVLVRLLSKLMRDEKIGKLIVPIVPDEARTFGMESLFRQVGIYSHVGQLYEPVDKETLLYYKEAQNGQILEEGITEAGSMCSFIAAGTSYATQCINAIPFFLFYSMFGFQRIGDLIWAAGDSRCRGFLVGGTSGRTTLAGEGLQHQDGNSHLLAYPLPNLISYDPAFAYEIAVIVREGIRRMYEAQENVFYYLTVMNEFYPMPPMPEGVKGGILKGMYRLRISAKKDARLHAQLFGSGAILREVLRAQKMLEENYDVAADVWSITSYKELYRDGHDVEHWNMLHPAEKPRVPYVRACLAESPGVFLAASDYVKALPDSISRWFPRPLVSLGTDGFGRSDTREALRDFFEVDAQFITLATLAALAREQKIGAAVVQKAMIDMKIDPDKPNPMMS
- a CDS encoding single-stranded DNA-binding protein, producing MDLAHIALRLRSDLRHQKFGPPIAWVYNPVEYSWPTHAEYLRRFGRGRREIVLVGMNPGPWGMVQTGVPFGDVEMVSNWLGITGRVGKPRSEHPRRPVEGFLCHRSEISGRRLWGWARDTYGTPGRFFARFFVMNYCPLCFFEADGTNRTPDRLPTGERASLFAACDDALRALTRCLRPRLVIGIGRFAESRARAALSGMPVVVAGALHPSGANPRASRDWGGQMNATLRALGATR
- the lpdA gene encoding dihydrolipoyl dehydrogenase → MNDKDDSAQLAVIGAGPGGYAAAFLAADLGLKVTLIGEEENPGGVCLYWGCIPSKALLHAARVIADARQAARWGIQFAEPRLDVARLRSWKGDVVRKLTAGLGLLGRQREVRYIRGRASFLDGRTLKIEKHDGGEQQLAFEKAILATGSRPATLPGISLRSARLLDSTAALELNAIPKTMLVAGGGYIGLEIGSIYATLGTKVSLVEMTPGLLPGVDRDLVSILSKRIEGLFHSVMLDTKVVGMKEENGGIRAQLEGAGAGAADQMFESVLVAVGRKPNSEIAGLKNTRVELDARGFVKVDGQRRTADPNIYAIGDVAGEPLLAHKATHEGRTAAEVISGRKVAFEPRAIPAVVFTDPEVAWCGLTESRAKDEGLRVKVVRFPWGASGRAATLDRQDGVTKLILDAGNGQVLGMGIVGPGAGELIAEGVLAVEMGALASDVMLSIHPHPTLSETVMEAAEAFFGQSTHIYRPRKD
- a CDS encoding 2-oxo acid dehydrogenase subunit E2; the protein is MTVQFKLPELGEHVESADLIKILVSVGDRIAVDQPVLELETEKADFEVPATVSGIVKAIHVREGEKVKVGQVLLTVEEEVVNAVKTPVEEEAPVPEKTAPATPLGQAAEHLQQKSVKPLPEERAEVSAARPLVPASPTVRRLARELGVAIEQVPASGPAGRILADDVMAFAKRLITGTGGLRPAALPALPDFSRWGEIERRSMTGIRRKIAESLSYSWSSIPHVTNFESADITVLEQLRKRFAGEIEASGGKLTITSIAVKVIASALKVFPSFAASLDMEREQIIIKKYCHIGVAVDTDRGLIVPVIRDADKKNIRELSVELVQLAEKAKSKKITMEEMEGAVFTITNLGSIGGTHFAPIIHAPEVAILGISRARLEAVMVDGKFEPRLLLPLSLSYDHRLIDGADAARFLRWITQALEQPFMLPLEG
- a CDS encoding CBS domain-containing protein; translated protein: MKTVRQILQAKGYDVWGVDPDSTVYDALKLMAEKNVGALLVLRGGLLIGIFSERDYARKMILKGKHSKDTLVREVMTEKPICVVPGKTIEECMSLMTENHIRHLPVMEADALLGVISIGDVVKGIIVEQQGTISDLEDYITGRR